The Methanothrix soehngenii GP6 genome has a window encoding:
- a CDS encoding sulfurtransferase, with protein MLTLAPLANAGCCSEGTWDPSGFLNSDAGTGMPSQPIQSAQAEGSQESAAVSSSSPQNPPDRLASYPNGIIMKLMKSVSSSDVIIDASNGDGYAASHIKNAIHIPSKDFLDSNGNLKGDEELSRLLGEAGLSKEDSVVVYGSAERSGEAQLAFLVLRHLGQDDVRLLEGSLDDWKAAGLPVEAQKTVIPAAEYNPSVRPGVIAEYDYVKSGQARIVDVRPFVDFGKGRIPGSTALDPANVIKGDKIKNGGDLGTVFSRLDKDMPIVVYSDDYS; from the coding sequence TTGTTAACACTAGCTCCCCTGGCCAATGCCGGCTGCTGCAGTGAAGGCACCTGGGATCCCAGCGGATTTCTGAACTCCGATGCTGGCACAGGCATGCCCAGTCAGCCCATCCAGTCCGCACAGGCAGAAGGATCGCAAGAAAGCGCTGCAGTAAGCTCCAGCAGCCCTCAAAATCCGCCCGATAGGCTGGCATCATACCCCAATGGCATTATCATGAAGCTCATGAAGAGCGTCTCCAGCTCTGATGTGATAATAGATGCATCTAACGGAGATGGCTATGCCGCATCTCATATCAAGAACGCTATTCACATCCCCAGCAAGGACTTTCTGGACAGCAATGGCAATCTCAAGGGCGATGAAGAGCTGTCCAGGCTCCTGGGTGAGGCAGGCCTCTCGAAAGAGGACTCCGTGGTTGTATATGGAAGTGCAGAACGCTCTGGCGAGGCGCAGTTGGCATTCCTGGTCCTGAGACATCTGGGACAGGATGATGTGAGGCTATTGGAGGGAAGCCTGGATGACTGGAAGGCTGCAGGCCTGCCGGTTGAGGCCCAGAAGACGGTAATTCCAGCTGCTGAATATAATCCCTCCGTAAGGCCTGGCGTGATAGCAGAATACGATTATGTTAAGTCCGGCCAGGCTCGGATCGTGGACGTCCGGCCTTTTGTGGACTTTGGAAAAGGCCGCATACCCGGCTCCACAGCCCTGGACCCGGCCAATGTGATAAAAGGAGATAAAATCAAGAACGGTGGCGATCTAGGAACCGTCTTCAGCCGGCTGGATAAGGATATGCCTATTGTGGTCTATTCCGATGACTACAGCTAA